A part of Deltaproteobacteria bacterium genomic DNA contains:
- a CDS encoding FAD-binding protein, which produces MSGYTTALNELIKKVEATRPARVEKARKGDHFPALTMEQRQEWLRKYHPDYKNDGRRPVEVGPNKGTVYPEEVSTLLESKSRLDTKAVDLKRVDFDTDLLVIGAGGAGTAAALAAEEAGLNVLVSTKLRHGDSNTVMAEGGIQGADQEGDSPYFHYLDVIGGGHFSNQPELVAALTNDAPLIIHWLESLGMMFDKHPDGRMKVRHGGGTCRKRMHSAGDMTGAEIMRVLRDEARNRTGKIKILEFTPAVELILDDKGNAAGAVLYNLETKEYYVARAKAVVVATGGFGRLHIQGFPTTNHYGATADGVVMAYRAGVALQDLDSTQYHPTGAIFPEQNVGLLITEKVRGLGAQLLNIEGEQFCFPLEPRDVESACVIRECMEIGKGIITPTGRHGVWLDSPMIDMLHGEGTVRKELPAKFIQFKRYDIDISKVPMLIYPTLHYQNGGIKINEWAETSVKGLFSAGETAGGVHGRNRLMGNSLLDVLVFGRRAGLRAIEHVKSSKAAGKLSLGHVEKFNKEIEKAGIDNGIQSPLILPNYAPDHVRARQIG; this is translated from the coding sequence ATGAGCGGATATACCACAGCTCTCAACGAACTCATAAAGAAGGTGGAGGCCACCAGGCCCGCCAGGGTCGAGAAGGCCAGGAAGGGAGATCACTTCCCGGCCCTCACCATGGAGCAGCGGCAGGAGTGGCTGAGGAAGTACCACCCGGACTATAAAAACGACGGAAGGCGGCCGGTCGAGGTCGGGCCCAACAAGGGCACCGTATACCCGGAAGAGGTCTCCACGCTCCTCGAATCCAAAAGCAGGCTCGATACGAAGGCAGTGGACCTTAAAAGGGTCGACTTCGATACCGACCTCCTTGTCATAGGCGCCGGCGGCGCGGGAACGGCCGCCGCTCTCGCCGCCGAGGAGGCCGGGCTTAATGTCCTCGTTTCGACCAAGCTCCGCCACGGCGACTCCAACACCGTAATGGCCGAGGGCGGCATCCAGGGGGCCGACCAGGAGGGCGACTCCCCGTATTTCCATTACCTCGACGTAATCGGCGGCGGGCATTTCTCGAACCAGCCTGAGCTGGTCGCGGCCCTCACGAACGACGCGCCGCTCATCATCCACTGGTTAGAGAGCCTGGGCATGATGTTCGACAAGCACCCGGACGGCAGGATGAAGGTAAGGCACGGCGGCGGCACCTGCAGGAAGAGGATGCACTCGGCCGGCGACATGACCGGCGCCGAGATAATGAGGGTCTTGCGCGACGAGGCCCGGAACAGGACCGGGAAGATAAAGATACTCGAGTTCACGCCGGCAGTCGAGCTTATCCTCGACGACAAGGGCAATGCGGCCGGGGCGGTCCTCTACAATCTCGAGACAAAGGAATATTATGTAGCCAGGGCCAAGGCCGTGGTCGTAGCGACCGGCGGCTTCGGCAGGCTACACATACAGGGCTTCCCCACCACCAACCACTACGGCGCGACCGCCGACGGGGTCGTCATGGCCTACAGGGCCGGGGTCGCCCTCCAGGACCTGGACTCGACCCAGTACCACCCGACCGGCGCCATATTCCCGGAGCAGAACGTGGGGCTCCTCATTACGGAGAAGGTCAGGGGCCTGGGAGCCCAGCTCCTTAACATCGAGGGCGAGCAGTTTTGCTTCCCGCTCGAGCCGAGGGACGTCGAGAGCGCCTGCGTCATAAGGGAGTGCATGGAGATCGGGAAGGGCATAATCACGCCGACCGGCAGGCACGGCGTATGGCTGGACTCCCCCATGATCGATATGCTCCACGGCGAGGGGACGGTAAGGAAAGAGCTCCCGGCCAAGTTCATACAGTTCAAGAGGTACGACATAGACATAAGCAAGGTGCCGATGCTCATATATCCGACGCTCCATTACCAGAACGGCGGGATAAAGATAAACGAGTGGGCGGAGACGAGCGTAAAGGGCCTCTTCAGCGCGGGCGAGACCGCGGGAGGGGTCCACGGCAGGAACCGCCTCATGGGGAACTCGCTCCTCGACGTGCTGGTATTCGGCAGAAGGGCGGGCTTGAGGGCCATAGAACATGTCAAGTCCTCAAAAGCTGCGGGCAAGCTCTCGCTCGGTCACGTCGAGAAGTTCAATAAGGAGATCGAAAAGGCGGGCATAGACAACGGCATACAGAGCCCGCTCATACTCCCGAACTACGCGCCCGACCATGTAAGGGCCAGGCAGATAGGGTAA
- a CDS encoding 4Fe-4S dicluster domain-containing protein yields the protein MADDNKRTATLATGDRTIPPKDAKMIPIYIMGREYQVPETLTIMKAIEYAGYSYVRGCGCRGGICGACGTFYRFLGDYRLRSGLACQTVAEPNMVIMQLPFFPANRPGYEIDKVSGNPHEELRALYPEVFKCVGCGTCTRTCPMDIDVMDYIALMKRGDLKGAAHKSFDCVMCGLCASRCPAQISQFNAAMFVRRVFGKYMLPAAGHLAKRVEEVKGGKYEGSLKELTAMKQDDVKKLYVEREREPDLAESGKWMPKDTSKL from the coding sequence ATGGCAGACGATAACAAAAGGACCGCGACCTTAGCTACCGGCGACAGGACCATACCGCCGAAGGACGCGAAGATGATCCCCATATACATAATGGGCAGGGAGTACCAGGTCCCCGAGACCCTGACCATAATGAAAGCCATAGAGTACGCCGGGTACTCATATGTAAGGGGGTGCGGGTGCAGGGGCGGCATATGCGGCGCGTGCGGCACTTTTTACAGGTTCCTGGGCGACTACAGGCTCCGCTCCGGGCTAGCCTGCCAGACCGTGGCCGAGCCGAACATGGTCATAATGCAGCTCCCGTTCTTCCCGGCGAACAGGCCGGGCTACGAGATAGACAAGGTGAGCGGCAACCCGCACGAGGAACTGAGGGCGCTCTACCCCGAGGTCTTCAAGTGCGTGGGATGCGGCACATGCACAAGGACCTGCCCCATGGACATAGACGTCATGGACTACATCGCGCTCATGAAGAGGGGCGACCTTAAAGGAGCGGCGCACAAGAGCTTCGATTGCGTCATGTGCGGCCTCTGCGCCTCGCGCTGCCCGGCCCAGATATCGCAGTTCAACGCGGCCATGTTCGTAAGGAGGGTCTTCGGCAAATATATGCTCCCGGCGGCAGGGCACCTCGCGAAGAGGGTCGAGGAGGTCAAGGGCGGCAAATACGAGGGCTCGCTGAAGGAGCTGACCGCCATGAAGCAGGACGACGTGAAGAAGCTCTACGTCGAGCGCGAGAGGGAGCCGGACCTCGCGGAATCCGGCAAGTGGATGCCCAAGGATACGAGCAAGCTTTAG
- a CDS encoding FAD/NAD(P)-binding protein gives MNNIYLPQLAKIEEIRDEAPDVRSFKLVFEDPAVRDSFEFKTGQFGLYSAFGLGESTFCIASSPTRKGFIQCTFRRTGRVTGGLAQLSVGDTMGFRGPYGNWFPVDDWKGKDIVFIAGGIGLPPVRSVIWNVLDRRQDFGNITIVYGARTVADLVYKDELKGWDERDDVTLVQTVDPGGETPEWKGKVGFVPTVLEEAAPSAKNAVAVTCGPPIMIKFVLNSLLKLGFDEGSVYTTLENKMKCGVGKCGRCNVGDVYVCKEGPVYTAAEIKRMYNDF, from the coding sequence ATGAATAACATTTATCTTCCGCAGCTTGCGAAAATAGAGGAAATAAGGGACGAAGCCCCGGATGTGCGGAGCTTCAAGCTCGTTTTCGAGGACCCCGCTGTCCGCGACTCGTTCGAGTTCAAGACCGGCCAGTTCGGCCTCTACTCGGCCTTCGGCCTCGGCGAATCGACCTTCTGCATAGCTTCTTCGCCTACGAGGAAGGGCTTCATACAGTGCACCTTCAGGCGCACCGGGCGCGTGACCGGCGGCCTTGCCCAGCTCTCGGTAGGCGACACGATGGGTTTCAGGGGCCCCTACGGCAACTGGTTCCCGGTTGACGACTGGAAGGGGAAGGACATCGTATTCATAGCCGGAGGCATAGGGCTTCCGCCGGTCCGCTCTGTCATATGGAACGTACTTGACCGCAGGCAGGACTTCGGCAATATCACTATAGTGTACGGGGCCCGGACGGTAGCGGACCTCGTCTACAAGGACGAATTGAAGGGCTGGGACGAGAGGGACGACGTAACGCTCGTGCAGACCGTGGACCCGGGCGGGGAGACCCCGGAATGGAAGGGCAAGGTCGGGTTCGTGCCGACGGTCCTCGAAGAGGCCGCGCCTTCGGCGAAGAACGCCGTGGCGGTCACCTGCGGTCCTCCGATAATGATAAAGTTCGTCCTCAATTCGCTTCTCAAGCTCGGCTTCGACGAGGGAAGCGTTTATACTACATTAGAGAACAAGATGAAGTGCGGCGTCGGCAAGTGCGGCAGGTGCAACGTTGGCGACGTCTACGTCTGCAAGGAAGGCCCGGTTTACACGGCCGCCGAGATAAAGAGGATGTACAACGATTTCTAA
- a CDS encoding 4Fe-4S dicluster domain-containing protein: MADKTLKKEDLGKLIDSVRAKGGRFVAPALVTRQVVFRSVKSAEEVATDYILARNSFKEFLFPQTEVIAEFSMNKNTVNLKGVEVNAPDTVVFGARPCEAASLKGLRTLFTWDFVDEFYTKREDRTVVITVGCTSGDEACFCTTVELSPDSTEGADVYLRETEDNGYTVTGLTDKGKKFLDTHADVFTSGAAKEKPLFKPEKVPDVDLRKVSERLKDTAHYDDPVWTKLTMKCIGCGACTFVCPTCRCFDITDEGTAFEGERRKNWDSCQYDSFTLHASGHNPREHQPQRWRNRFMCKFNFYPEKFSSKGCVGCGRCIRVCPVRLDITEVMQEFSK; the protein is encoded by the coding sequence ATGGCTGACAAGACTCTTAAAAAGGAAGACCTCGGAAAGCTGATCGACTCTGTAAGGGCTAAGGGCGGAAGGTTCGTCGCGCCAGCTCTCGTTACGCGCCAGGTCGTATTCAGGAGCGTCAAATCCGCCGAGGAGGTCGCGACCGACTACATCCTCGCAAGGAACTCCTTCAAGGAGTTCCTCTTCCCGCAGACCGAGGTCATAGCCGAGTTCTCGATGAACAAAAACACGGTTAATCTCAAAGGCGTCGAGGTCAACGCGCCGGACACCGTCGTATTCGGAGCGAGGCCGTGCGAGGCCGCGAGCCTTAAGGGCTTGAGGACCCTTTTCACATGGGACTTCGTGGACGAGTTCTACACGAAGAGGGAAGACAGGACGGTAGTCATAACCGTCGGCTGCACTAGCGGCGACGAGGCCTGCTTCTGCACGACCGTCGAGCTCTCTCCGGACTCGACGGAAGGCGCTGACGTATATCTCAGGGAGACCGAGGACAACGGGTATACCGTAACCGGTTTGACTGATAAGGGGAAGAAGTTCCTTGATACCCATGCCGACGTTTTCACCTCCGGCGCGGCAAAAGAGAAGCCCCTTTTCAAGCCGGAGAAGGTCCCTGACGTGGATTTAAGGAAGGTCTCCGAGAGGCTCAAGGACACGGCCCATTACGACGACCCTGTCTGGACGAAGCTCACCATGAAGTGCATCGGCTGCGGGGCCTGTACTTTCGTTTGCCCCACCTGCAGGTGTTTCGACATAACCGACGAGGGCACGGCCTTCGAGGGCGAGAGGAGAAAGAACTGGGACTCCTGCCAGTACGACTCCTTCACTCTGCACGCTAGCGGCCACAACCCCAGGGAGCACCAGCCCCAGAGGTGGAGGAACCGCTTCATGTGCAAGTTCAACTTCTACCCCGAGAAGTTTTCGTCAAAGGGGTGCGTGGGCTGCGGCCGCTGCATTAGGGTGTGCCCGGTGAGGCTGGATATAACCGAGGTCATGCAGGAGTTCTCTAAATAG
- a CDS encoding 4Fe-4S dicluster domain-containing protein, with translation MENILRQKAKELLTSGEVKVVIGYGWNRTKTRTTPVFITDPVDADQLVWNPLCVNNLSVYLTRKFKDIQALGKPAIVAKGCDIRNIAVLISEAQIKREDVYIVGMTCQGVVYKQDLWQGELKPNIMPTKCHNCDVRNPHLSDFVVGDKVDFAPPEEPTGMVFDKIKDLDSKSSSERWTFWINEFSRCIKCYACRQVCSLCYCERCITEKNMPQWIETSAHPRGNLSWNLIRAMHLTGRCTFCGECERACPVNIPLNLMNQKMIMVVKDAFDFKSGYDEKAHPPMIVFSPDDKENFIK, from the coding sequence ATGGAAAACATATTAAGGCAGAAGGCTAAAGAGCTACTTACCTCGGGCGAGGTAAAGGTCGTAATCGGCTACGGTTGGAACAGGACCAAAACGAGGACCACCCCGGTATTCATAACCGACCCGGTTGACGCGGACCAGCTCGTCTGGAACCCCCTTTGCGTAAATAACCTCTCGGTCTATCTTACGCGGAAGTTCAAGGACATCCAGGCCCTCGGAAAACCAGCGATAGTGGCCAAGGGCTGCGATATAAGGAACATTGCCGTCCTCATATCAGAGGCGCAGATCAAGCGCGAGGACGTCTATATAGTCGGCATGACGTGCCAGGGGGTCGTCTACAAGCAGGACCTCTGGCAGGGGGAATTGAAACCCAACATAATGCCGACCAAGTGCCACAACTGCGACGTTAGGAATCCGCACCTTTCGGACTTCGTCGTGGGGGATAAAGTCGATTTCGCGCCGCCCGAAGAGCCCACGGGCATGGTATTTGACAAGATAAAGGACCTCGACTCCAAATCCTCCTCCGAAAGGTGGACCTTCTGGATAAACGAGTTCTCGAGGTGCATAAAATGCTACGCCTGCAGGCAGGTCTGCTCGCTCTGCTATTGCGAGAGGTGCATAACCGAGAAGAACATGCCCCAGTGGATAGAGACCTCGGCCCATCCAAGGGGGAACCTCTCGTGGAACCTCATAAGGGCCATGCACCTTACGGGCAGGTGCACCTTCTGCGGGGAGTGCGAGAGGGCGTGCCCGGTGAACATTCCCTTGAACCTGATGAACCAGAAGATGATAATGGTCGTCAAGGACGCGTTTGACTTCAAATCCGGCTACGACGAAAAGGCGCATCCGCCGATGATAGTCTTTAGCCCTGACGACAAGGAAAACTTCATCAAATGA
- a CDS encoding hydrogenase iron-sulfur subunit: MSAHLDKEDTQAASGSFEPKIMAFVCNWCTYAGADLAGTSRMEYRPNVRIIKLPCTGRIDPLFILKAFENGADGVLVSGCHPGDCHYTTGNYHARRRWIGFKSLMEFAGIDMRRLHFSWVSASEAIKWVDLINKVTDEVKALGPFMEYKGLKENELE; encoded by the coding sequence ATGAGCGCACATCTCGATAAAGAAGATACCCAGGCCGCTTCAGGCTCCTTTGAGCCGAAGATAATGGCCTTTGTCTGCAACTGGTGCACCTACGCGGGCGCCGACCTTGCGGGCACTAGCAGGATGGAGTACAGGCCGAACGTGAGGATAATAAAGCTCCCCTGCACCGGGAGGATAGACCCGCTTTTCATCCTCAAGGCTTTCGAGAACGGGGCCGACGGCGTGCTCGTCTCCGGCTGCCATCCGGGCGACTGCCATTACACGACCGGCAACTACCACGCCCGGAGGCGCTGGATAGGCTTCAAGAGCCTTATGGAGTTCGCTGGAATAGACATGAGGAGGCTCCATTTCTCGTGGGTCTCGGCCTCCGAGGCCATCAAATGGGTGGACCTCATAAATAAGGTTACAGACGAGGTAAAGGCCCTCGGCCCCTTCATGGAGTACAAGGGGCTGAAGGAAAACGAACTCGAATAA
- a CDS encoding CoB--CoM heterodisulfide reductase iron-sulfur subunit A family protein, with product MPRIGVFVCQCGNNIAATVDTKKVAEEMAKIPGVVYTCDYKFMCSSPGQETLKQAIKENNLDGIIVSACSPHMHEKTFRKASEAAGLNPYQCEITNIREQCSWVHHDKTKATGTVKSIDLTRMTIQRLKKNQPLKKIKIPVKKKALVIGGGIAGIQAALDIAEGGREVILVEKEPSIGGNMARLSETFPTMDCSQCILTPKMVEAELNENITLYTYSEVEKVDGYIGNFTVTIRRKSKYVDEERCTGCGECTEKCPFKVESAFELGLNKRKVIYTPFPQSVPNIPVIDAPNCPKIQKDKCGACAIVCGPKCIDFKMEDKLVTEEVGAIVVATGYQLMPNGRFGEYGYGRIRDVISGLQFERLASSSGPTGGEIRRPSDGKVPESVVFIQCVGSRDEKKGVSYCSKICCMYTAKHTKLYSHKVHGGQAYVFYMDIRSGGKRYEEFVRGAIEHDGAMYLRGRVSRVYERDGKVIVQGADTLSGSQVEIEADMVVLATAIVSREGADGLAQRLGIGYDKHKFYNEYHPKLKPVETVTAGIYLAGSCMGPMDIPDSVAQGSAAASKVLALFSADEMAREPITSVVNKTTCNACWDCLTACPYTAIERDAIKDRKGNIVKWVAKVNDGVCQGCGVCVAACRSKSIDLKGYTDEQVFAAINAF from the coding sequence ATGCCGAGAATCGGAGTCTTCGTCTGCCAGTGCGGGAATAACATAGCCGCTACCGTCGACACCAAAAAGGTCGCCGAGGAGATGGCCAAGATCCCCGGTGTCGTCTACACCTGCGACTACAAGTTCATGTGCTCCTCCCCCGGGCAGGAGACCCTCAAGCAGGCCATCAAGGAAAATAACCTCGACGGCATTATCGTCTCGGCCTGCTCTCCGCACATGCACGAGAAGACCTTCAGAAAGGCCTCCGAGGCAGCTGGCCTCAATCCCTACCAGTGCGAGATAACCAATATCCGCGAGCAGTGCTCTTGGGTCCACCACGACAAGACCAAGGCGACCGGCACTGTAAAGTCCATCGACCTTACCAGGATGACCATACAGAGGCTCAAGAAGAACCAGCCTCTGAAAAAGATAAAGATACCCGTAAAGAAAAAGGCGCTCGTCATAGGCGGCGGCATCGCGGGCATCCAGGCGGCCCTGGACATAGCGGAGGGCGGAAGGGAAGTCATACTCGTCGAAAAGGAGCCGTCCATCGGCGGCAACATGGCGAGGCTTTCCGAGACCTTCCCCACGATGGACTGCTCGCAGTGCATCCTTACGCCCAAGATGGTCGAGGCCGAGCTTAACGAGAACATAACCCTCTACACCTATTCCGAGGTCGAGAAGGTCGACGGCTACATCGGCAACTTCACCGTGACCATAAGAAGGAAGTCCAAGTACGTCGACGAGGAGCGCTGCACCGGCTGCGGCGAGTGCACGGAGAAGTGCCCGTTCAAGGTGGAAAGCGCATTCGAGCTGGGCTTGAATAAAAGGAAGGTCATCTACACGCCCTTCCCGCAGTCCGTGCCCAACATCCCCGTCATCGACGCGCCGAACTGCCCAAAGATACAGAAGGACAAGTGCGGCGCATGCGCCATAGTCTGCGGCCCCAAGTGCATTGACTTCAAGATGGAAGACAAGCTCGTGACCGAAGAGGTCGGGGCCATAGTGGTGGCCACGGGCTACCAGCTCATGCCGAACGGGCGCTTCGGGGAATACGGATACGGCAGGATAAGGGACGTCATAAGCGGGCTACAGTTCGAAAGGCTCGCGTCGTCTTCCGGCCCGACCGGGGGCGAGATACGGAGGCCCTCGGACGGCAAGGTCCCGGAAAGCGTCGTCTTCATCCAGTGCGTTGGGTCGAGGGACGAGAAAAAGGGCGTTTCCTACTGCTCGAAGATATGCTGCATGTACACGGCCAAGCACACCAAGCTTTATTCGCACAAGGTGCACGGCGGCCAGGCTTACGTCTTCTACATGGACATACGTTCCGGAGGCAAGCGGTACGAGGAGTTCGTAAGGGGCGCGATAGAGCACGACGGCGCCATGTACCTCCGGGGCAGGGTCTCCAGGGTATACGAGAGAGACGGAAAGGTCATAGTCCAGGGCGCGGACACACTTAGCGGCTCGCAGGTGGAGATAGAGGCCGACATGGTCGTCCTCGCTACCGCCATCGTATCGAGGGAGGGCGCGGACGGGCTTGCCCAGAGGCTCGGCATAGGCTATGACAAGCACAAGTTCTATAACGAGTACCACCCGAAGTTGAAGCCCGTGGAGACGGTCACCGCCGGCATATACCTTGCCGGCTCATGCATGGGCCCAATGGACATACCCGATTCTGTCGCGCAGGGTAGCGCTGCCGCAAGCAAGGTCTTGGCGCTCTTCTCAGCCGACGAGATGGCAAGGGAGCCCATAACCTCGGTTGTAAACAAGACGACCTGCAATGCCTGCTGGGACTGCCTGACAGCCTGCCCCTACACGGCAATCGAGAGGGATGCCATAAAGGACCGGAAGGGCAACATAGTGAAGTGGGTCGCGAAGGTGAACGACGGCGTCTGCCAGGGCTGCGGAGTTTGCGTGGCGGCCTGCAGGTCGAAATCCATAGACTTGAAGGGCTATACGGACGAGCAGGTGTTTGCGGCCATAAACGCGTTTTAA
- a CDS encoding CoB--CoM heterodisulfide reductase iron-sulfur subunit B family protein, whose translation MKIPYYPGCTLNTVAKQFDSSARDSALAVGFEMAELKQWNCCGATFPLAPDNLMGLTAPAKVLSGARKEGDTLTTLCSVCYNVLKRTNKVLKDSREKRGVVNGFIEEEYDGSLNVLHYLEVLRDRVGFDKVKEAVKRPLKGIKAGAYYGCMLLRPFEDMGIDNAERPTIFEDLLKALGAEPVEFPNRIECCGAHLAMNDEEVVTRLSGAVIDSAAGMGAELIVTSCPLCQYNLEKSRGAAASNGVPVIYFTQALGLALGQEIETLGLEKNATDVMPLLKKKGIV comes from the coding sequence ATGAAGATACCTTATTATCCCGGTTGTACATTAAACACGGTCGCCAAGCAGTTCGACTCCTCCGCACGGGACTCCGCCCTTGCGGTAGGCTTCGAAATGGCCGAGCTCAAGCAGTGGAACTGCTGCGGCGCGACATTCCCGCTCGCCCCTGATAACCTCATGGGCCTCACCGCCCCGGCAAAGGTCCTCTCCGGGGCGCGGAAGGAAGGCGACACGCTCACGACCCTCTGCTCGGTCTGCTATAACGTCCTTAAGCGGACGAACAAGGTCCTGAAGGACAGCAGGGAGAAGAGGGGAGTCGTAAACGGCTTCATAGAAGAGGAATACGACGGGAGCCTCAACGTCCTCCATTACCTCGAAGTGCTCCGCGACCGTGTGGGCTTTGACAAGGTGAAAGAGGCGGTAAAGAGGCCCTTGAAGGGCATAAAGGCCGGGGCCTATTACGGCTGCATGCTCCTTCGTCCCTTTGAGGACATGGGCATAGACAACGCCGAGAGGCCGACCATATTCGAGGACTTGCTTAAGGCCCTCGGGGCCGAACCTGTCGAATTCCCTAACAGGATAGAATGCTGCGGCGCGCACCTCGCCATGAACGACGAAGAGGTAGTCACTCGCCTTTCCGGGGCGGTAATCGATTCGGCTGCGGGCATGGGCGCGGAGCTTATAGTAACGAGCTGCCCCCTCTGCCAGTACAACCTCGAGAAGAGCCGCGGCGCGGCCGCAAGCAATGGAGTGCCCGTAATATACTTCACCCAGGCGCTGGGCCTTGCCCTCGGCCAGGAGATCGAAACCCTCGGGTTAGAGAAGAACGCAACTGACGTAATGCCGCTTCTCAAGAAGAAGGGGATAGTTTAG